A window of Thioalbus denitrificans genomic DNA:
GTCGGCAACCGCCACCACGCGGGCCGCAAGGGGAATGCGGTCACCGGCGAGCCCCTGGGGATAGCCGCTGCCGTCGTAGCGCTCGTGGTGGTTGAGGGCGATGATCGCCCCCATCTGCAGGTATTTCGAGGGACTGCCCTTCAGTATCTCGTAACCCATCCGGGTATGGGCCTTCATGACCTCGCGTTCCCGATCGGTCAACCGGCCCCGCTTGAGGAGAATGCTGTCGGGAATACCGATCTTGCCGATATCGTGCATCGGCGCCGCCTGTTCGATCACCTCGCTCTCCTGCGGCAGGAGCCCCAGCTGATCGGCGATGAGGCGGGAGTACTTGGCCATGCGCAACACGTGGTTGCCGGTGTCCACATCGCGGTATTCACCGGCCTTGGCCAGGCGCAGCAGCGTTTCGTACTCGCGGGTACGTATCTCGGCGGTGGCCAGGGCCACCTGCTGCTCCAGCCACTTGGCGCGGTCCTTGATGATGCGCTGCTGGCGGCGCAGGGTCAGCAGGTTGCGGCAGCGCGCCTGGACCTCGTAGTGGTCGATGGGCTTGGTGAGAAAATCGGTGGCGCCGGCCTCCAGCGCCTGGTAGCGGATGTTGCGATCCTCCACCACCGTAATCACCACCAGGGGAATGTCGGCTCCGTGGGGAGTGGCCCGGAACCGGCGGGTGAACTCGACGCCGTCGAGCTCGGGCATCTTGTAGTCCGTGATGACCAGATCCGCCTGGGCTTCACGGGACCATTCCAGCGCCTCAAGGGGATTGGCGAAGGTGACGATGTCGAGACCGTTTTCAATCTTCTGCACAAGCTCGGCAAGGATCTTGCGGCTGGTGAACTGGTCGTCGACGATTAGAACGGTTGACATGATCCGTGCGCGGCCCCGTGGCATGGCTGGAATGCAGCGCTGCATTGGCGAAGAATACGGCTGCGGTCTTGATTAATGTAGCCCCATCCCGGGACGGAGACCAACGCCGGTGTCAAGCCCCGTGAAGGGTATCACAGTAACCGCGGCGGGCGGAGGCACTGGCGGTGCGGTGGAACGCCGGCAACCTGCCAGGTTTTTCGGCGCCAATCCCCCCGCTTCCAGCGGGCGCGTCGAGGCGGAGGGAAATCGAATCCGCCGCCCCGGCAGGCAACCGTTCCCCGGCATTGCCGCGGCTGGGCGTTCGGTCCCCGGCAAACGCCGCGACATCCCGAACGCAGCGGCCCGGGCGAGTCGTCACAGGGTCTCGATCTGGGCCTTCTGCGCCTCCAGTTTCTCCAGGGCCGAGCGCACCTCCAGCGCCCGCTGCCGTTCCTTCTCCACCACCTCGGCGGGCGCCTTGTTGACATAGTTGGGATTGGCCAGCTTGCCCTCGGCGCGTTCCAGGTCCTTGCCCAGGCGGGCGATCTCCTTGCCCAGCCGGGTGAGCTCGGCATCCTTGTCGATGAGTCCGGCCATGGGGATCAGGATGCGCATCCCGCCGACCAGGGCGGTGGCGGAAACCGGCGGCCGGGCACCCGCTTCGAGCCAGGCCACCGATTCCAGCCGGGCGAGGGTGGAGAGAAAGGCCCGGTTCTCCTCCAGGCGTCGCCGGTCCTCTTCCCCGCCATGGTCCAGGAGCACCGCCAGCGGCTTGCCGGGGGCGATGTTCATCTCCCCGCGGATGCTGCGTACCCCGATGATGAAGGCCTGCACCCATTCCATGTCCGCGACGGCCTGCGCGTCCTCCTTTCCGGCCTCGGCCTGCGGATAGGGCTGCAGCATGATGGTGGAGCCGGACTTGCCGGCCAGCGGCGCCACGCGCTGCCAGATCTCCTCGGTGATGAAGGGCATCAGCGGATGGGCCAGGCGCAGCAGGGCCTCCAGCACCCGGACCAGGGTGCGCCGCGTGCCGCGGCGGGCCTCCTCGCTGCCGGACTCGGTGGTGAGCACCGGCTTGGAGAGCTCCAGGTACCAGTCGCAGTACTCGTTCCAGGTGAACTCGTAGATGGCCTGGGCGGCGAGATCGAAGCGGTAGGCCCCGATGGACTCCGCCACCGTGCGCTCGGTCTGCTGCAGCCGGCTGATGATCCAGCGATCGGCCAGGGACAGCTCCACCGGCTCATTCCCGCGGCCCGTGTCCTGGCCTTCGGTGTTCATCAGCACGTAGCGGGCGGCATTCCAGAGCTTGTTGCAGAAGTTGCGATAGCCCTCGATGCGCCCGAGATCGAACTTGATGTCGCGGCCGGTGGAGGCCAGGGCGCAGAAGGTGAAACGCATGGCATCGGTCCCGAAGGCGGGAATGCCGTCGGGGAAATCCTTGCGGGTCATCTTCTCGATGGCCTTCGCCATCTGCGGCTGCATCAGCCCGCTGGTGCGCTTGGCCACCAGGCTGTCCAGTTCGATGCCGTCGATGAGATCGATGGGGTCCAGCACGTTGCCCTTGGACTTGGACATCTTCTGGCCGTGGGCGTCGCGCACCAGGCCATGGATGTAGACCTCGCGGAAGGGGACGTCACCGGTGAACTTCAGTCCCATCATGATCATCCGGGCGACCCAGAAGAAGATGATGTCGAAGCCGGTCACCAGCACCGAGGTGGGGTAGAAGGTGGCGTA
This region includes:
- a CDS encoding HD domain-containing phosphohydrolase, which translates into the protein MSTVLIVDDQFTSRKILAELVQKIENGLDIVTFANPLEALEWSREAQADLVITDYKMPELDGVEFTRRFRATPHGADIPLVVITVVEDRNIRYQALEAGATDFLTKPIDHYEVQARCRNLLTLRRQQRIIKDRAKWLEQQVALATAEIRTREYETLLRLAKAGEYRDVDTGNHVLRMAKYSRLIADQLGLLPQESEVIEQAAPMHDIGKIGIPDSILLKRGRLTDREREVMKAHTRMGYEILKGSPSKYLQMGAIIALNHHERYDGSGYPQGLAGDRIPLAARVVAVADVYDALTTVRPYKPAWSSEDAMDYLTTQVGRHFDPRCVEAFLSDHSRVFEVQRQLPDMGRLEEAE